TGAATCGAGATGATTTGCTCATATCCTTCGGTTTTCAATGTTTCAAATGTTTCTAGGAAATGACCAATCGCTGGCTGGGATGTCGTTGGTAGTTTTTCAGATTCTTTTAACAGACGGTAAAATTCATCTGTCGTCAGGTCTGTCTCTTCTTGGTAAGAGGTTTCTCCGATAATGACGTTTAATGGAACCATATTAACCGACATCTCATCACGCGTTGCTTGTGAGAGATAAGCGGTACTGTCTGTTACGATTGCTACTTTATTCATCTCTGTTTGTTCCTCACTTTGCGTTCCCACAGTCGGGGAAATATTGTCATGAGACGGCTTGACGTACGCGTTCAATCGTTACTATTTCAAACGGTTCATCTACTTACTAATGTACCTTTAATCATGCTAAGATTCAAGATTTTATCCACTTCTTGGTAAGAATAATCCGTCTAACGTAAAACAAGAGATACCCACTACGGAGTACCTCTTGTTCATCATTCGAATTAACGAACGATGACATATCCTTTTTTGATCGCTTCGACAACGGCTTGCGTACGATCATTGACGCTCATCTTTTGCAAAATGTTACTTACATGGTTTTTAACGGTCTTCTCACTAATGAAGAGAGACTCACCAATCGTACGGTTACTTTGGCCATCTGTCATAAGTTGCAACACTTCACACTCACGACGCGTTAAGATGTGAAGCGGTTTGCGGAATTCTACTTCACGGAAACCAATCGAATCTTCGTGCTTATCATCTTCTGTTGCCAGTCTGCGATATTCTTTAATTAGGTTATGTGTCACTTTCGGGTGAATGTATGATCCACCTGAAGCGACGACTTTAACCGCTTCGATCAAGGAATTGGCATCCATCTCTTTCAATAAATAACCTGACGCCCCTGTTTTTAGGACATGCGTGACATACGTTTCATCGTCATGGATTGACAAGATTAATACTCTGACATTCGGGTATTTTGCAATTAATTCTTTTGTTGCTTCAACCCCATTGACTTTTGGCATATTAATGTCCATTAATATAACGTCCGGATTGTGCTCTTCAACAAGTCCCATTGCTTCGGAACCATCTTCACCATCTGCAACAATCTCAAATCCTGGCTCTAGTGCCAAAATTCGCTTTACACCTTCTCGGAACAATTGATGGTCATCAATTAATACAATACGAATCTGTTTCGTTTCATTCATCCCATTCACCTCTATGTTTACACGGTTATTATTATTACCAACTTACGGGTGACTTAATCAACAATCTGTCATTCACATCGGTACGACAATTGAAATGCATGTACCTACGTTGATCTTTGATTGAATTGTTAGTTCCCCTTTAAGCATGTTGACCCGTTCCTTCATTCCCATCAAACCAAATGTGCCTTCTTTTAAATTCTTTGTATCAAAGCCTTTTCCATCGTCTTTAATGATAATTATAACCTTAGTTGGCTTGATTTCAATTTTGACTTTGATTTCTGTTGACTCTGCATGTTTGTAGGCATTTTGCACCCCTTCTTGCACCATGCGAAACAACGCTACTTCATACTCTTCAGGAATTCGTTTGTCACGCCCTATATGCTTAAACGTAACATTGATGCGGTTGTGCTCCTCAAAATTCGCTAAATACTTTGATAAAGTCGGGACCAACCCTAGATCATCTAGAGCCATTGGTCTCAAATCGTAAATAATCCGCCTTACTTCCGCAAGTGAAATTTTAACCATCTTTCTCAGGTCACGAATTTCATTTAACGCTTCATCAATGCCTCGCTCTTGATAAATTCGTTCTATTAGCTCAGACCGTAAGAGGACATTTGCCATCATTTGGGCAGGCCCATCATGGATTTCACGGGAAAGCTTCTTTCTTTCTGCTTCCTGTGCCTCGATAATCTTTAAGCCAAACTTCTGTTTCTCTCTTGCATCTTCTATGACTTCCCCTACTTGACGTAAGTCACTCGAAAGGAAATTATACACGACCGACATTTGACCCGCTAAATGCTCAGCTCGCTCAATCGTTTCATTGAGATTAATGAGCCTTCGTTCAATATGGTCACGTCGTTCTCTTAGCTTAATTTCTTCTTGCTGCAAGACGGTTAGTTGAATTTGAAAGTCATTCGCTTGTTCGTAGGCTATCTTAATTTCATCTTGGCTGAATCGGTCGAATGCCTTGCTCACTTCAACTAAGCGGTTTCTCGCAAATCTGGCATGCAAGTTTGTGCGATCTGTTTTTTCAATAATATTCGCGACACACGTCCGCACATCCTGCAATTCTTTTTGTAGTGTTTGATACTCCTGTCTCGACTCTTCACTGATGTCGAAGATCTGCTCTCGACTTTGTCCGACGGTATCTAACGTTTGATCAATTATCTTATCTAACATCTTCATATCAACCATGTCCATCACCAACCTTTACCGCCATCCTCAGGCGTAACCTGGTGCAGAATTTCAAAGCTTGTTCAGTTGCTTCAATATAAAGTTTCCGCTATCCTTATCTTACACCAATCAAGCAAGAAAGCGTTACTATTTCCTAGCGTCAATAGACTTAGACGCTAATCTACTTAAGGACAACACTATCGTACCAAACCTTTATTACATACGGATAACGCTGATTTGTAAAACTGTGAAAAAAAGAGGAGGTTTGAGGAATATGCTACCTATCTATCAGACGGTCAAAGGACACGGGAACCACGAAATAACGATACAAAAGTCGCGCTTTATCTCCTACTTTGCTCGTGCGACCACAGAAGCCGAAGCTCAAGCATTTATTGAAGAGATCAAAAAGAAGCATTGGAATGCTAACCACAACTGTTCAGCCTACTTAATTGGAGAACAAGATAACATCCAAAAAGCAAATGATGACGGCGAACCAAGCGGAACAGCTGGTGTACCTATGCTCGAGGTCTTAAAAAAACGACAACTGAAAGATACAGTCGTCGTCATCACTCGCTACTTTGGCGGGATTAAATTAGGAGCAGGAGGATTGATTCGTGCCTATGGCGGTGCGGTGAGCGAAGGGTTAAATGCAGTGGGCGTCGTCGAACGCAAGCTCATGCAAGTGATGCATGCCCAACTCGATTACCACTGGCTCGGCAAGGTGGAGAACGAACTAAGACAATCAATCTATCAACTAAAGCAAATCGAATACCTCGACCAAGTCGATGTCCAGACCTACGTCGCATCCGATGAAGTCGACACCTTCACAGAATGGATGACCAATCTAACAAACGGGCAAGCCAAGCTTGAAAAAGGTGAACTTGTGTATTTGGAATCGGATGTTAAGTGATTGTTTGGTTGGAAAGTTGGTTAGTTGGAAAAAAATTCAACCTTTCCACCTGTTCCACCTCTATCACCCTTCCAACTCTCCGATCATGATTTCAACCGCTTGTACCATCTCATGTAACGACAGACTTGGTACGTTCGCTGTTTCGAGGGCGAGTTGATGACTTGCTGGTACGTGTATGAATCCTGCGGGGGTTCTCCTGTTCTGATCGTTTAAAGCATGTAGTACTTGATACATAATATTGTTACAGACATACGTTCCAGCGGTGTTAGAGATGCTTGCTGGAATCTGTTCTTTTGTCAACGCATCGATAAACTTTCTAATTGGGAGCGTCGAAAAGTAAGCCGCGGGGCCTCCTTCGATAATCGGCTCATCTTGTTTTTTTACGCCATCATTATCTACTTCCCCATCATTGACATTAATCGCCACGCGTTCCGGTGTGATTCGGTTTCGTCCTGCCGCTAGACCTAACATCATGATCGCATCTGGCTTCAGATGATCGATTGAATCGATCACGATCTTCGCAGCTTCTGAAAACGTCACTGGCAAAATCACCCCATGCACTTGATAATCACCAATCACTCGGTCCTGTAACTGATCCACTATCTGTTGCGTAGGATTCTCCTTATGAGATAAAAAAGGCTCAAATCCCGTCACTAAAACTCTCTTCATAATCCCAATACCTCCCCAAAATTTTTACCCATTCCATCTTACCAACCTTCCAACCCTTTTCCGCAAAGAAAAGAGGTAGAAACATTCGTCTCCCCCCTTGCTTACTCACTTTGTAATATACGAAAACGAGTCCTTGTATTGTTTTAGCTCAATGTTCACATCAGCAGAAATAATGCCTTCGATTTTTCCAAGCTCTTTATTCACAAAATACACGAGATCGTCATTGCTTTTAAAATATGCTTGCATAATCAAATCGTGCTGCCCTGAAAACGCTCCGACGAATCGAACCTCTGAAAATTGGTTCAGCTTAGCCGCTATCCCTTCTTGGTACCCAAGTTTCGTTGAGATCCCGATAATGACTAGAACGTTTAGTCCGATTTTATTTGGATCCATATGGATGATGAACTCAAACACATTGTCTTTTAGCATCCGATTAATTCGTGTCCGAACGGTTCCTTCGCTGACATTCATCGCTTTGGCGATCTCGGTATAGGACCGCTTCCCATCCTCTTGCAAATGGTGCAAAATCATATAATCCACTTCATCTACTTTCGACATCGTCTCACTCATTTCATCAAAAAGTCTCATCCACTATTCTTCGTATGAGTAAAAAAGTTTGAACAAAAGGACAGAGAAATTATCTCTGTCCCAATCATTGTTTATTTTTCAATTACACGCGGATCAAGCGCATCACGCAAGCCATCTCCGATAAAGTTAAAACATAGTACGGTAATTAAGATTAAGAGACCCGGGAATGTTGGGTACCACCAAGCATTTCTGAATATCGTAATACTTTGTGAGTCTGTCAACATGTTCCCCCATGAAGCATCTGGCGCTTGAACCCCTAGTCCAAAGAAACTAAGTGCTGACTCAGCAAGGATAAATCCACCTACAGCAAGTGTCGCTGCAACAATAACAGGACCAAGTGCATTCGGTAAAATTTGCGCGAAAATGATGCGCGTGTTCGACATTCCAATCGTACGAGAAGCAAGAACAAATTCTCGTTTCTTTAATGTGAGGAATTCTCCACGCACGACACGCGCCGTCCCTGTCCAAGAAAGCAAAGCGAACACGAGAATTAAAATATTAATGCTCGGTTGTAAGATCGCCACAAGGGTAATCAGTAAAAAGATATTCGGGAATGCTAGGATGATATCGACTAAACGCATTAGGAATGCATCGACTAGTCCTCCAAAATAACCAGCAACCGCACCAATAATTGAACCGATCGTAACAGCCCCAATCATCGAAGCAAAGCCTACATATAAGGAAACTTGTCCACCGTATAACATCCGACTGAATAAATCACGGCCAAGATGATCCGTCCCAAGCCAAAAGTCTGAACTTGGTGGAGCTAGACGATTTCGTAAATCTTGAAACGCTGGATCATGTGGTGCGATAAAAGACGCAAGCACACAGGCAAGTGTAATGACCGTTAACATAATTAATCCAAAGACAGCTAACTTATTCTGAAAGAACTTTGTCACAATAATGGAAAGGAGTGAGCGACGTTCTCCGATAATCTGCTGATCTTCAACCGGTGGTTTGCCCTCAGGCGGCTTCGGTTGAAAAACTTGTTGTGTATTTGATTCCATGAAGTCTCCCCTCCTTAATACTCGATCCGCGGATCTAATACTGCATAAAGAATATCCGCTATCAAGTTTCCAATTACTGTGAGTAATGCGCCAAACATGGTGATCGCCATAATTACGGGGTAATCACGTTGGAATGTTGCATCGATAAATAGTTTTCCAATTCCAGGCCATCCAAAGACAGATTCAACAATCGCCGAACCACCGATCATTGTCGGTAACATTAAACCAAACATTGTGATAACTGGAATTAAGCCATTACGTAAACCATGCTTATAAATGACACGACGCTCTCTAAAACCTTTCGCACGTGCTGTACGAATATAATCTTGGTTGACAACCTCTAACATACTTGAACGAGTATAACGAGTTAGACCCGCCATATCAGCTGTAGCTAGAACAAAAGCTGGTAAAATTAAATGTTTTAAGCGATCAAGAATACTGAAGTCTGCCCCAATCGTTGCAACCCCGCCAACTGGTGTCCAGCCTAGCTGAACTGAGAAGATCATAATCAACATGATCCCAAGCCAAAAGTTCGGGGTGGCTAGTCCAATGAACGAGCCAAAGGTCACTCCATAATCCGTTAAAGAATACTGCCTAGTAGCTGAAATAACCCCAAATGGAATCGCTATAATGGCTGCTAAGAAAAGCGAGGTCGCCATTAATAGCAAAGTATTTGGAAGACGATCTAAAATCATTTCCGTTACAGGCATCTTACGTGAATAGGATACACCAAAGTCCCCTTGTACAACATTTCCTACCCAACGTACATATTGCACAGGAATCGGATCATTTAACCCTAGTCGTTCAATCTGAGCCTCACGTACTTCTGGTGAAATTTCTGGATCAAGATTTAAAATAGCAGGTTTACCTGGTGCTGCATACATGATAGCAAATGAGATGATGGAAATACCAATCAATATTGGGATCATCATGATCAATCGTCTAATGATGTAACTAGTCATAATTTCATTCCTCACAATCCCTCAAGGTAGTTTAGTAGAGTAGGAAGGGGAGGGAAGATCCCCTTCCCCCGACTACTTGAAGGCTTACTCAGTTACGTACCACTCGTTAACTTTGTACATGTTAACACGTGGGTGATGTGTGAAGCCTTCCACACGGTTGCTTAGAAGTACATGTTGCTCTGGGTAGTATAAGAACGTGTAAGGCTGGTCATTAGCGAGTTCTTCATAGATTTCTGCGATGACAGCAGCACGCTCATCTTGATCGATGATTTTCTTGTTAGAAGCAGCAAGCTCATCTACACGATCATTGCGGTAAGAAATGTTGTTTAAGCCATTTTCGATTTCACGAGAATGCCAGATTGCTGTTGGATCTGGATCTGTTGCAAGACCCCAAGCAAGTACAACTGCGTCGAAGTCGTAGTTAGGAGGGTTGATTTGCTCTAAGAACGCACCCCACTCCATTTGACGAGCTTCTACTTCGATACCGATTTCACCAAGCATTTGTTGAACAATGACACCAATGTCACGACGAACAACGTTACCATCATTAGAAAGCATTTCAAAAGAGAAACGTTCTCCATCTTTTTCTAGGATGCCATCAGCACCAGGCTCCCAACCAGCTTCAGCTAAAAGTTCTTTAGCAGCTTCTGGATCATAGTTGAATTCAGGAGCAGACTCTGGGTAAGCCCAGCTAAGTGGAGATGCAGGTACGTGAGCAACTTCTCCACGACCTTCCATGATTTCATCAACGATTAGTTGACGATCAATCGCCATAGTTAAAGCTTGACGTACTTTAGGATCTTGGAATAATGGACGATCATTGTTCCAACCAATGTAGTCATAACGTAGTGCTAGAGTTGAAGAAATACGACCGTGGTCATATGTTTCAGCAGTTGCGTACTCTGTAGGTGGTAAGATCATGTAATCAGTATCACCTGTTTCAAACATTAAAAGTTCAGCATTTGAATCTGAAGCAACACGGAATGTTATTTTATCAAGGTATGGACGACCTTCGAAGTAATCTTCATGAGCTGTTACTTCTAGGTATTGACCATCAACGTAGTCTTGGAATACAAATGGCCCTGCACCAATTGGGTTGTTACGGTTGTAATCCATATGCTCTTCAAGATCTGCTACTGCAACATCTTCTAAGATATGCTTAGGAAGAATTCCGTAACCAGAACGCGTGTCAAAACTTGCATCTACTTCAGAAAGGATGAATTTAACAGTATAATCATCTACTACTTCAACACTTTCAAGCGTATCAAAGTCACCAGCACGAGGACCTGTGTAATCAGGATTGATAAAGATGTCATGTGTAAACTTTACATCTTCAGCAGTTAGCTCTTCACCATCATGGAAAAGAACGCCTTCGTTTAGAGTGTATGTATACTCTAAACCGTCTTCAGAAATTTCAGGTAAGTCTGTTGCTAACGATGGAATTAGGTTTAATTCTTCATCTGTTGATAAAAGAGTTGCATGAATTAAATCAATTACATCTGCACTCGCAGAATCTTGTGAATAAAGTGGGTTGAATGTTGTAGGCTCACCAGAAGTACTTAATACGATACTTCCACCTTGTTGTGGCTCACCAGGAGCAGCCGCTTCTTCACCATCACCCTCATCTGTCTCACCATCTGTTTCTGTTGTATCTGCTGGATCATCTTCCGTTGATGCAGGCTCATCTGTACCGCCACATGCTGCTAATACAAGCATAAGCGCCATGACCATACCTAGTAGCACTAACAAACT
Above is a genomic segment from Bacillus sp. FJAT-45037 containing:
- a CDS encoding response regulator, which encodes MNETKQIRIVLIDDHQLFREGVKRILALEPGFEIVADGEDGSEAMGLVEEHNPDVILMDINMPKVNGVEATKELIAKYPNVRVLILSIHDDETYVTHVLKTGASGYLLKEMDANSLIEAVKVVASGGSYIHPKVTHNLIKEYRRLATEDDKHEDSIGFREVEFRKPLHILTRRECEVLQLMTDGQSNRTIGESLFISEKTVKNHVSNILQKMSVNDRTQAVVEAIKKGYVIVR
- a CDS encoding sensor histidine kinase produces the protein MVDMKMLDKIIDQTLDTVGQSREQIFDISEESRQEYQTLQKELQDVRTCVANIIEKTDRTNLHARFARNRLVEVSKAFDRFSQDEIKIAYEQANDFQIQLTVLQQEEIKLRERRDHIERRLINLNETIERAEHLAGQMSVVYNFLSSDLRQVGEVIEDAREKQKFGLKIIEAQEAERKKLSREIHDGPAQMMANVLLRSELIERIYQERGIDEALNEIRDLRKMVKISLAEVRRIIYDLRPMALDDLGLVPTLSKYLANFEEHNRINVTFKHIGRDKRIPEEYEVALFRMVQEGVQNAYKHAESTEIKVKIEIKPTKVIIIIKDDGKGFDTKNLKEGTFGLMGMKERVNMLKGELTIQSKINVGTCISIVVPM
- a CDS encoding YigZ family protein, which gives rise to MLPIYQTVKGHGNHEITIQKSRFISYFARATTEAEAQAFIEEIKKKHWNANHNCSAYLIGEQDNIQKANDDGEPSGTAGVPMLEVLKKRQLKDTVVVITRYFGGIKLGAGGLIRAYGGAVSEGLNAVGVVERKLMQVMHAQLDYHWLGKVENELRQSIYQLKQIEYLDQVDVQTYVASDEVDTFTEWMTNLTNGQAKLEKGELVYLESDVK
- the pcp gene encoding pyroglutamyl-peptidase I, whose translation is MKRVLVTGFEPFLSHKENPTQQIVDQLQDRVIGDYQVHGVILPVTFSEAAKIVIDSIDHLKPDAIMMLGLAAGRNRITPERVAINVNDGEVDNDGVKKQDEPIIEGGPAAYFSTLPIRKFIDALTKEQIPASISNTAGTYVCNNIMYQVLHALNDQNRRTPAGFIHVPASHQLALETANVPSLSLHEMVQAVEIMIGELEG
- a CDS encoding Lrp/AsnC family transcriptional regulator, whose protein sequence is MSKVDEVDYMILHHLQEDGKRSYTEIAKAMNVSEGTVRTRINRMLKDNVFEFIIHMDPNKIGLNVLVIIGISTKLGYQEGIAAKLNQFSEVRFVGAFSGQHDLIMQAYFKSNDDLVYFVNKELGKIEGIISADVNIELKQYKDSFSYITK
- the opp4C gene encoding oligopeptide ABC transporter permease; translated protein: MESNTQQVFQPKPPEGKPPVEDQQIIGERRSLLSIIVTKFFQNKLAVFGLIMLTVITLACVLASFIAPHDPAFQDLRNRLAPPSSDFWLGTDHLGRDLFSRMLYGGQVSLYVGFASMIGAVTIGSIIGAVAGYFGGLVDAFLMRLVDIILAFPNIFLLITLVAILQPSINILILVFALLSWTGTARVVRGEFLTLKKREFVLASRTIGMSNTRIIFAQILPNALGPVIVAATLAVGGFILAESALSFFGLGVQAPDASWGNMLTDSQSITIFRNAWWYPTFPGLLILITVLCFNFIGDGLRDALDPRVIEK
- a CDS encoding ABC transporter permease, which translates into the protein MTSYIIRRLIMMIPILIGISIISFAIMYAAPGKPAILNLDPEISPEVREAQIERLGLNDPIPVQYVRWVGNVVQGDFGVSYSRKMPVTEMILDRLPNTLLLMATSLFLAAIIAIPFGVISATRQYSLTDYGVTFGSFIGLATPNFWLGIMLIMIFSVQLGWTPVGGVATIGADFSILDRLKHLILPAFVLATADMAGLTRYTRSSMLEVVNQDYIRTARAKGFRERRVIYKHGLRNGLIPVITMFGLMLPTMIGGSAIVESVFGWPGIGKLFIDATFQRDYPVIMAITMFGALLTVIGNLIADILYAVLDPRIEY
- a CDS encoding peptide-binding protein, with product MTKKSLLVLLGMVMALMLVLAACGGTDEPASTEDDPADTTETDGETDEGDGEEAAAPGEPQQGGSIVLSTSGEPTTFNPLYSQDSASADVIDLIHATLLSTDEELNLIPSLATDLPEISEDGLEYTYTLNEGVLFHDGEELTAEDVKFTHDIFINPDYTGPRAGDFDTLESVEVVDDYTVKFILSEVDASFDTRSGYGILPKHILEDVAVADLEEHMDYNRNNPIGAGPFVFQDYVDGQYLEVTAHEDYFEGRPYLDKITFRVASDSNAELLMFETGDTDYMILPPTEYATAETYDHGRISSTLALRYDYIGWNNDRPLFQDPKVRQALTMAIDRQLIVDEIMEGRGEVAHVPASPLSWAYPESAPEFNYDPEAAKELLAEAGWEPGADGILEKDGERFSFEMLSNDGNVVRRDIGVIVQQMLGEIGIEVEARQMEWGAFLEQINPPNYDFDAVVLAWGLATDPDPTAIWHSREIENGLNNISYRNDRVDELAASNKKIIDQDERAAVIAEIYEELANDQPYTFLYYPEQHVLLSNRVEGFTHHPRVNMYKVNEWYVTE